One region of Termitidicoccus mucosus genomic DNA includes:
- a CDS encoding autotransporter outer membrane beta-barrel domain-containing protein, whose product MKLLAKSLPLALVLLSAAAIRAQLTPVPDHFTDWTGAVDNNFFNPGNWSTGVVPDGPTVAVRLPGDSAITNKNIVAHHGGAGDKTIQLYSIQTGANKSYTIEFSGNDDGMLIINPVGRGLTFDGFIGSTPEVGRSLDITYPESTGDASTRLAAYYKLGKNTLLTFDGSYAGLRIAENGLASGIFTMTDNARMDLSKAGDIPFVYEGIVNGAPGVVTYTPNRQAQIYIGGLLETGPNTSIYVGGRYVNLNGKLTTGQVSIMGGLFYHDQSDQTAANAICDVYGDITRMTGQVNFEGDGRARFRINAGVQYLVEGVHNGGISTRNSGATIGGSGIINGAIQVAEGGMLTVGYRESTIGNSPDTPLTINATSLELNGSLSLDLVTETVHDRLLVNLSGTMQIRSPATVDLVATPNARFANLVINMADTFPRLVPQPVSYEMMTVNIDTVASGTNPFFVGDFRDVDENGDVTRQNVTLPASLSLKTSWEWQDTYEYSHTYAQDLLKQRVLVVTVEQTPFAEVKDARTGEPLLRGNRLAVAQKVDEVYNKLVNPATAANPDPQARAAYIPLFESLNYQPSIIQYTELLDQLTPGAYQPWFPSAVVRTNSLVQSLEDRLYQDASFKRKKGTVQAFLDGYRQEASRGKDDLAAYSNYGIIGTVVGADYAIRENLVAGGFIGYEETEFDLDTAGGSCDVDSLTFGLNARYLLNENLQFNAVAFYGADDYKSSRTVAMTGLGTWAGADTSGTRLGAAASAAYTFRPAWFEITPVVGLQWLDWEADAFQERDGGNASLYVYKQSATSQLGKAGVRIARSFPLKHGLLRPYFHYSWLHEFKSDRRTLDYDLFSDVLPDPRRRVEAPATNANGWRLDFGVDWNPARDVRVSLRYQSEYRGAANESVGLRAAVNYTF is encoded by the coding sequence ATGAAACTCCTCGCCAAATCCCTCCCTCTCGCCCTCGTCCTTTTGTCGGCGGCAGCCATTCGCGCCCAGCTCACCCCCGTGCCCGACCATTTCACCGACTGGACGGGCGCGGTGGACAACAACTTCTTCAATCCCGGCAACTGGAGCACCGGCGTCGTCCCCGACGGTCCCACCGTCGCCGTCCGCCTGCCCGGCGATAGCGCCATCACCAACAAAAACATCGTCGCCCACCACGGCGGCGCGGGCGACAAAACCATCCAGCTCTACAGCATCCAGACCGGCGCCAACAAAAGCTACACCATCGAGTTTTCCGGCAACGACGACGGCATGCTCATCATCAACCCCGTCGGACGGGGCCTCACCTTCGACGGCTTCATCGGCAGCACCCCGGAGGTGGGCCGCTCCCTCGACATCACCTATCCCGAATCCACCGGCGATGCCTCGACCCGCCTCGCCGCGTATTACAAACTCGGCAAAAACACCCTTCTCACCTTCGACGGCTCCTATGCCGGCCTCCGCATCGCTGAAAACGGTCTCGCCTCGGGCATCTTCACCATGACGGACAACGCCCGCATGGACCTGTCCAAGGCCGGCGACATCCCCTTCGTTTACGAAGGCATTGTCAACGGCGCCCCCGGCGTCGTCACCTATACGCCGAACCGCCAGGCCCAAATCTACATCGGCGGCCTCCTCGAAACCGGCCCCAACACCTCCATCTATGTCGGCGGACGCTATGTGAACCTCAACGGCAAGCTGACCACCGGCCAGGTGAGCATCATGGGCGGCCTCTTCTACCACGACCAGTCCGACCAGACCGCGGCCAACGCGATCTGCGACGTGTATGGCGACATCACCCGCATGACCGGCCAGGTCAACTTCGAGGGCGACGGGCGCGCCCGCTTCCGCATCAACGCCGGCGTCCAGTATCTCGTCGAAGGCGTCCACAACGGCGGCATTTCCACCCGGAACAGCGGCGCCACCATCGGCGGCAGCGGCATCATCAACGGCGCGATCCAGGTGGCCGAGGGCGGCATGCTCACCGTCGGCTATCGCGAATCCACCATCGGCAACTCCCCCGACACCCCGCTCACCATCAACGCCACTTCGCTCGAGCTCAACGGCAGCCTCTCCCTCGACCTCGTCACCGAGACCGTGCACGACCGCCTCCTCGTCAACCTCTCCGGCACCATGCAAATCCGCAGCCCCGCCACCGTTGACCTCGTCGCCACCCCCAACGCCCGCTTCGCCAACCTCGTCATCAACATGGCCGACACCTTCCCCCGCCTCGTCCCGCAGCCCGTCAGCTACGAAATGATGACCGTCAACATCGACACCGTCGCGAGCGGCACCAATCCCTTCTTCGTCGGCGACTTCAGGGATGTTGACGAAAACGGCGACGTCACCCGCCAGAACGTCACCCTCCCCGCCAGCCTCTCGCTCAAAACCTCCTGGGAATGGCAGGACACCTACGAATACAGCCACACCTACGCGCAGGACCTGCTCAAACAGCGCGTCCTCGTCGTCACCGTCGAGCAAACCCCCTTTGCCGAAGTCAAGGACGCGCGCACCGGCGAGCCGCTCCTGCGCGGCAACCGCCTCGCCGTCGCCCAAAAAGTGGACGAGGTTTACAACAAGCTCGTCAACCCCGCCACCGCCGCGAACCCCGACCCGCAAGCCCGCGCCGCCTACATCCCCCTCTTCGAGTCGCTCAACTACCAGCCCTCGATCATCCAATACACCGAGCTGCTCGACCAGCTCACCCCCGGCGCCTACCAGCCCTGGTTCCCCTCGGCCGTCGTTCGCACCAACTCGCTCGTGCAAAGCCTGGAGGACCGCCTCTATCAGGACGCCTCCTTCAAGCGCAAAAAAGGCACCGTCCAGGCGTTCCTCGACGGCTACCGCCAGGAGGCCTCCCGCGGCAAGGACGACCTCGCCGCGTATTCCAACTACGGCATCATCGGCACCGTCGTCGGCGCCGATTACGCCATCCGCGAAAACCTCGTGGCCGGCGGCTTCATTGGCTATGAGGAAACCGAGTTCGACCTCGACACCGCCGGCGGCTCCTGCGACGTGGACAGCCTCACCTTCGGCCTTAACGCGCGCTACCTCCTCAACGAAAACCTCCAGTTCAACGCCGTCGCCTTCTACGGCGCCGACGACTACAAATCCTCCCGCACCGTGGCCATGACCGGCCTCGGCACCTGGGCCGGGGCGGACACCAGCGGCACGCGCCTCGGCGCCGCCGCCTCGGCGGCCTACACCTTTCGCCCCGCGTGGTTCGAAATCACGCCCGTCGTCGGCCTGCAATGGCTCGACTGGGAGGCCGACGCCTTCCAGGAGCGCGACGGCGGCAACGCCAGTCTTTATGTGTATAAGCAAAGCGCGACCTCGCAACTGGGCAAGGCGGGCGTCCGCATCGCGCGCAGCTTCCCGTTGAAGCACGGCCTGCTGCGCCCGTATTTCCACTACTCGTGGCTGCACGAGTTCAAGTCCGACCGGCGCACCCTTGACTACGACCTCTTCAGCGACGTCCTCCCCGATCCGCGCCGCCGTGTCGAGGCCCCCGCCACCAACGCCAACGGCTGGCGCCTGGACTTCGGCGTGGACTGGAACCCCGCGCGCGACGTGCGCGTGAGCCTGCGCTACCAGTCCGAATACCGCGGCGCCGCCAACGAAAGCGTCGGCCTCCGCGCCGCCGTGAATTACACGTTCTAG
- a CDS encoding TonB-dependent receptor domain-containing protein produces the protein MTVPGTSIQAITDANGYYRIENLSPGPVRITASYAGLDDMSREVVVTSDGPIGADFDMTAQVYLLEAFTVAGEREGSSRALQEQRVAITQKAVFAADSFGNVVDNNIGELMKNLPGITIDYDGEDASSMRIRGMDPEFANITLDGNEVASIGDTGSRGFNLKSATMQNIEKIEINAAPTVDQPANTMGGQINIVTKSALRQKGRRMMFTSNLSLNTAELNFDKTPGGGRTPDRKIQPGFNFSWSENFSDLFAIAFDVGFSRSYRYNNEYTVPSGYNYDTHSLATTGNVVTKDTTGTVNSLQWRERSGSTESRMISLNLDYEPWGPNHSFFLKTSYNDYRGLGAYDRSMRVTAGSHDPSSDLYNMISPDGVSVSMSNSVNAADTRTYTFNAGAKHQFGSLKFDYNGYYSRAETKPGLDDNYNISYITRGLGMNIFDLAGNATGRLVQTAHNGQSLILPSDPRSYQNLDNYSELTLSQDFNNGVDEKLGARFSVEYPTSIRIPFTSHSIPVALSAGASYGEQSRAQTKHWRSHKMTGGSTEPGWTSAQPGLVQFSDPYFRDSWGFDTPIPTWVSPYLVNDYYAANPDAFYSQEQHDDRGHVQTYTVMSNDKKNTESTTAGYARLVFQPVPTLSVDLGIRYEVYKISGRKPEFLGMRTNRNVDGSVITSTSVENIYSTDNPNSQRNPTREKNLVPVRDPVTHEFIRFDEVDNPYYGMYDLADQTAALFTTTHYSHTFDGEYFPNIQVKWTTPIRNLTVRAARTQGIGRPRLSQITAETTYNQNGRTLETGNPNLQPQRSVKYDVSIDYTTSRDGEIRLSLYRQDIKDYIHQETTFFEITDLPEMVDNTDVFYYDDIAYFPVQMRTGIWRNVNYYNSGRGQNQGFEITYRQRLDIIHKSLRDFNFYGAFSYADPTIEAYRHTMRAPAAGNLTAQTKAEYQASPMAWVTVPMSGIQKRSGTLRLAYNGRKFSGSIAAFWVDNFARGVKTDPYLEITEQNAYVRFDLSLTYKLNSRWRASLDWRNMTDVGDDRKIMDRTGGYFTSGMVMNLSLRADF, from the coding sequence GTGACCGTCCCCGGCACGAGCATCCAGGCCATCACCGACGCCAACGGCTACTACCGCATCGAAAACCTCTCCCCCGGCCCCGTGCGCATCACCGCCAGCTACGCAGGTCTCGACGACATGAGCCGGGAGGTGGTCGTCACCTCCGACGGTCCGATCGGCGCCGACTTCGACATGACCGCGCAGGTTTACCTGCTCGAAGCCTTCACTGTCGCCGGCGAGCGCGAAGGTTCCTCGCGCGCCTTGCAGGAGCAGCGCGTGGCGATCACCCAGAAAGCCGTCTTTGCCGCCGACTCCTTCGGCAACGTCGTGGACAACAACATCGGCGAGCTGATGAAAAATCTCCCCGGCATCACCATCGATTACGACGGCGAGGACGCCTCTTCCATGCGCATCCGCGGCATGGATCCCGAGTTCGCCAACATCACCCTCGACGGCAACGAGGTCGCCTCCATCGGCGACACCGGGAGCCGCGGCTTCAACCTCAAGTCTGCCACCATGCAGAACATCGAGAAGATCGAGATCAACGCCGCCCCCACCGTTGACCAGCCCGCGAACACCATGGGCGGCCAGATCAACATCGTCACCAAAAGCGCCCTCCGCCAGAAGGGCCGCCGCATGATGTTCACGAGCAACCTCAGCCTCAACACCGCCGAGCTTAATTTCGACAAGACCCCCGGCGGCGGCCGCACCCCCGACCGCAAGATACAGCCCGGCTTCAACTTCTCCTGGAGCGAAAACTTCAGCGATCTCTTCGCCATTGCCTTCGACGTGGGCTTTTCCCGCAGCTACCGCTACAACAACGAATACACCGTGCCCAGCGGTTATAACTACGACACCCACTCGCTGGCCACGACCGGCAACGTCGTCACCAAGGACACGACGGGCACGGTGAATTCACTGCAATGGCGCGAAAGGAGCGGCAGCACGGAAAGCCGCATGATCTCGCTCAACCTCGACTACGAGCCCTGGGGTCCGAATCACTCCTTCTTTTTGAAGACCTCCTACAACGACTACCGCGGCCTGGGCGCCTATGATCGCTCCATGCGCGTCACCGCCGGCTCGCACGACCCAAGCTCGGACCTCTACAACATGATTTCGCCCGACGGTGTCTCGGTCAGCATGAGCAACAGTGTGAATGCCGCCGACACCCGCACCTACACCTTCAACGCCGGCGCCAAGCACCAGTTCGGTTCGCTCAAATTCGACTACAACGGCTATTACAGCCGCGCCGAGACCAAGCCCGGACTGGATGACAATTACAATATCTCCTACATCACGCGCGGCCTCGGCATGAACATCTTCGACCTCGCTGGCAATGCCACCGGCCGGCTTGTCCAGACCGCGCACAACGGCCAGTCCCTCATCCTCCCCTCCGACCCGCGCAGCTACCAAAACCTCGACAACTACAGCGAGCTCACCCTCAGCCAGGACTTCAACAACGGCGTGGATGAAAAACTGGGAGCCAGGTTCAGCGTCGAATACCCAACCTCGATCCGCATCCCCTTCACCTCCCACAGCATCCCCGTCGCCCTGTCGGCCGGCGCCAGCTACGGCGAGCAGTCGCGCGCGCAAACCAAGCACTGGCGCAGCCACAAGATGACCGGCGGCAGCACCGAGCCGGGCTGGACCTCCGCGCAGCCCGGCCTCGTCCAGTTCTCCGACCCCTATTTCAGGGACTCCTGGGGCTTCGACACACCCATCCCCACCTGGGTCAGCCCCTATCTCGTCAACGACTACTACGCGGCAAACCCCGACGCGTTTTACTCCCAGGAACAACATGACGACCGCGGGCACGTGCAGACTTACACCGTGATGAGCAACGACAAGAAAAACACGGAGTCCACCACCGCCGGCTACGCCCGGCTCGTCTTCCAGCCCGTGCCCACCCTGTCCGTTGACCTCGGCATCCGTTATGAAGTTTACAAGATAAGCGGCAGGAAACCGGAATTCCTCGGCATGAGAACCAATCGGAACGTGGACGGCTCGGTCATCACCTCCACCAGCGTCGAAAACATCTACAGCACCGACAACCCGAACAGCCAGCGCAACCCCACCCGCGAGAAAAATCTGGTGCCCGTGCGCGATCCCGTCACCCACGAGTTCATCCGCTTCGACGAGGTGGACAATCCCTATTACGGCATGTATGACCTCGCCGACCAGACCGCCGCCCTCTTCACGACCACGCACTACTCCCATACCTTCGACGGCGAATACTTCCCGAACATCCAGGTCAAGTGGACGACGCCCATCCGCAACCTCACCGTCCGCGCCGCGCGCACCCAGGGCATCGGGCGTCCCAGGCTCAGCCAGATAACCGCCGAGACCACCTACAATCAAAACGGTCGCACCCTTGAGACCGGCAATCCGAACCTCCAGCCCCAAAGGTCGGTGAAATACGACGTCTCCATCGACTACACCACCTCGAGGGACGGTGAAATCCGCCTCTCCCTCTACCGTCAGGACATCAAGGATTACATCCACCAGGAGACCACATTTTTCGAGATTACCGACCTGCCCGAGATGGTGGACAACACGGATGTGTTCTACTATGACGACATCGCCTACTTTCCCGTCCAGATGCGCACCGGCATCTGGAGAAACGTCAATTATTACAACAGCGGCCGCGGCCAGAACCAGGGCTTCGAAATCACCTACCGGCAGCGTCTCGATATCATCCACAAGAGCCTGCGCGATTTCAACTTCTACGGTGCCTTCTCCTATGCCGACCCCACGATCGAGGCCTACCGCCACACGATGCGCGCCCCCGCCGCCGGAAACCTGACCGCGCAGACCAAAGCCGAATACCAGGCCAGTCCCATGGCTTGGGTGACGGTGCCCATGTCCGGCATCCAAAAACGCAGCGGCACCCTCCGCCTCGCCTACAACGGCAGAAAATTCAGCGGCAGCATCGCCGCCTTCTGGGTGGACAACTTTGCGCGAGGCGTGAAGACGGACCCCTACCTTGAAATCACCGAGCAGAACGCCTACGTGCGGTTTGACCTCAGCCTTACCTACAAGCTCAACAGCCGCTGGCGGGCCAGCCTCGACTGGCGCAACATGACCGACGTCGGCGACGATCGCAAAATCATGGACCGCACCGGCGGCTACTTCACCTCCGGCATGGTCATGAACCTCAGCCTGAGAGCCGACTTCTGA